The Thermomonospora amylolytica sequence CAAGCCCTCGCTGGTGTGCGACGAGTCGTACCTGAACCCCGGCGGGGCGCGGGCCGACACCCTGCCGCGCACCCCGGCGGAGGAGGACGCATGGAAGGCCCGGGCCAAGAAGTACGCCGACGACTGCGCCAAGAAGTACCGCGACGTGCTTCCGTACATGGGCACCCGGAACTGGGTCGGGGACATGGAGGCCATCCGCAGGGCCCTGCGCCGCGACCGGATCAACTTCTTCGGCTTCTCCTACGGCTCCTACCTGGGCGCCGCCTACGCGACGAGCCATCCGCACCGGGTGCGGCGCATGGTGCTGGACAGCGTGGTCCGCCCCAGCGGGACCTGGTACGCCAACAACCTCGACCAGAACGTGGCCTTCGAGAAGCGGATCCAGGCGTTCTTCCGCTGGATCGCCGAACACCACGACACCTATGGTCTCGGCACCACCGCGGCACGCGTCGAACGGACCTACTACAAGGTCCGCGCCGAGCTGGCGCGCAAGCCCCTCGACGGCAAGGTCGGCCCGTCGGAACTGGACGACGTCTTCCTCACCGACGGCTACTCGAACCTGCAGTGGAGCACGCACGCCTGGGCCCTGTCGGACTACGTCGTCCGTGACGATCCCAAGGCGCTCGCCGGGTTGTGGCATCCGCCCGGCAGGCTGGGCCAGAACAACTACGCGATGTACCTGGCGACCGAATGCCGGGACGCCCCCTGGCCCCGCGACTGGTCCATCTGGAGCAGGGACGCCCGCCGCCTGTACTCCGCGGGCAACCGCTTCGAGACCTGGAGCAACACCTGGTACAACGCCCCGTGCGCGTACTGGCCGGTAGAGGGCGGCCCGCGGCCCGCGATCGGCTCCCCCCGGCCGCGGATACTGCTGGTGCAGGCCTCGGAGGACGCCGCCACCCCGTATCCGGGGGCGCTGGAGACGCACCGGCTGTTCCCCGCGTCCCGGCTCGTGGTCCAGCGGGGCGGCGGCAACCACGGCATCTCGCTGAGCGGCGACGTCTGCGTGGACAAGGCCGTGCTGGCGTACCTGCGCGACGGCACGCTCCCGGCCGACCGCAAGGGCCCCGACCGCACCTGCCGTGCCCCCGCGTCGCCGCGGCCCAAGCCGAAGCCGGCCCCGAAGAAGGACGCCAAGCCGTCCCGGGGTGTACCGGCGGCGTCCACGGGCATCCCCGCAGAGGCGGTGATCCCGCCGACGGCATAGGCTTGGGAACGTGGTGCCGAGGCAGGTTCGGGGCGTGTGAGCCATGCGGATGCTGGGAGCGACGCCGGTCCGGGTCCTGGACGATCGGCACAGGGACAAGGTCCTGGAGATCCTGGACGCCGACCCGGTGTCGAACGTGTTCGTGAGCTCCCGCGTGCACGCGGTGGGCCTGGACCCCGGCAGGCTCGGCGCCCAGATGTGGGGCTACGTCCGGGACGGCCGGCTGACCGCGCTGTGCTACTCGGGCGCCAACCTGATCCCCATCAACGCCGACGCCGAGGCGATCCGGGCGTTCGCCGAGCGGGCCCGCCGCCAGGGCCGGCGGTGCTCGTCGATCGTGGGGCAGATCGACGCGGTGAACCTGCTGTGGGAACTGCTCGGCCCGTACTGGGGGCGGCCCCGGGCGATCCGGGGGGTGCAGCCGGTGATGGCCACCTCCAGGCCCGCGCCGGTCCCGCCCGACCCCAAGGTGCGCCGGGTGCGCGTGGACGAGTTCGACATCGTCTACCCGGCCTGCGTGGACATGTTCACCGAGGAGGTCGGCGTCTCCCCGAACACCGGGGACGGCGGGGTGCTGTACCGGGCGCGGGTGGCCGAGCTGATCCGGGCGGGGCGCGCGTTCGCCCGGATCGAGGACGGCCGGGTGGTGTTCAAGGCCGAGATCGGCGCCGCCACCCCGTACGCCTGCCAGGTGCAGGGCGTGTGGGTGCATCCGGAGCTGCGCGGCCGGGGCCTGTCGGTGAGCGGCATGGCGGCGCTGGTGGACGAGGCGCTGCGGTCGATCGCCCCGACGGTCTCGCTGTACGTCAACGACTACAACGCGCCCGCCCGCGCCGCCTACCGCCGGGTCGGCTTCGAAGAGGTCGACACGTTCATGTCGATCCTGTTCTGACGCCCGCTCTTTCCGGGCCCCGGATCACGCTGACGGGCGATCCTCGCTTCGCTGCGGTCGCCCCGTCAGCGCACCAGCAGGTGCAGCAGCCGTTCCAGCTCGGCGGCGGGGTCGTCGGTGAGGCCGGCGTGCACCGGGCCCGGCTGCACGACCGTGCTGCGCGGGGCGGTCAGCCAGCGGAACCGGCTGCCGGGCGGTTCGGCGGCGGCCTGCCCGGCCACCTCGCCGCCCCGGCACACGCACTCCACGGCGTGCAGGGCCGACCGCACCCCGGCCAGGTCCAGGCTCGGGTCCAGCGCCCGCAGGCGGTCCTCGTCCACATGGGTGCGGCAGCCGAGGAAGTCCTTGTTGCGGCAGTAGACGACCACGCCCACGTTCATCGCCTCGCCCCGTTCGGGACGGGGGATCACCCGGATCACCGCGTACTCGAACACCGTGTGGCTCATCGGACCGGCCCTCCCAGCCAGCCGGGTCGGTTCGCGCCGGGCTTGGGACCGGGGGAGGGGCGGCGGCCGCCCGCCGACAGGTCGGGCAGCCAGGCGCGGGGCTCCGCGGCACGGGCCAGCAGCAGGTCTCGGTAGGCGGCGCGGACCTCCCCGGGGTCCGCGAAGCCCGGCTCGTCCGCCAGCCAGGCGTCCGGCACCAGCGCGGTGACCTCGTCCAGCAGGTCCCCGGTGATCCGCGGCAGCAGCTCCTCCTCGGCGTCCTTGAGCCGGGTCGCGTACGGCACCATCACGTGGTCGTCCACGTCGTAGGGCCGCAGCACCAGCTTGGCGGCGTTGGCCCAGGCGTGGTGGAAGTACAGGCTGGCGCCGTGGTCGATCAGCCACACCCGGCCGTGCCAGACCAGCAGGTTCGGGTTGCGCCAGCTGCGGTCCACGTTCCCGATGAACGCGTCCAGCCACAGCAGCCGGGACGCCAGGTCGGGGTCGGCGGTCCAGCCCAGCGGGTCGTAGCCGAGCGAGCCGGGCAGGAAGTCCACCCCCAGGTTCCAGCCGACGCTGGCCTTGAGCAGGTCCTGCACGTCCGGGTCGGGCTCGTGCCGGGCGATCACCGGGTCCAGGTCGATGACCACCAGGTCGGGCATCCGGAAGCCGAGCCGGCGGGCCAGCTCCCCGGCGATGATCTCGGCGACCAGCGCCTTGCGGCCCTGGCCCGCACCGGTGAACTTCATGACGTAGGTGCCGAGGTCGTCGGCCTCCACGAGCCCGGGCAGCGACCCGCCCTCGCGCAGCGGCGCCACGTATCGGGTCGCGGTGACTAGAGGCAGCACGCGACTTACCCTATGGCCCCATGGCGTGGGTCGATCTCTCGGTTCCGGTGGTGACGGGGATGCCGGTGTATCCGGGCGATCCGCAGGTCGAGGCGACGCCCGCGCTGACCGTGGCGGAGGCGGGCGTGAACGTGACGCGTGTGCACCTGGGCTCGCACGCCGGAACGCACGTGGACGCCCCGTTCCACGTGGACGACTCCTGGCCGCGGCTGGAGGACGTGCCGCTCGACCGGTTCGCGGGCGAGGCGGTGGTGATGGACGTGCGGGGCCTGCCGCCGCGCGCCCCGATCGGCCCGGACCTGCTGCCGCGCGGGCTGCGGCCGGGCCGGGTGCTGCTGGTCGTCACGGGCTGGTCGCGGCACTGGGGGACGCCGGACTACCTCGCGCACCCCTACCTGACCGCCGAGACCTGCGAACG is a genomic window containing:
- a CDS encoding HipA family kinase; protein product: MLPLVTATRYVAPLREGGSLPGLVEADDLGTYVMKFTGAGQGRKALVAEIIAGELARRLGFRMPDLVVIDLDPVIARHEPDPDVQDLLKASVGWNLGVDFLPGSLGYDPLGWTADPDLASRLLWLDAFIGNVDRSWRNPNLLVWHGRVWLIDHGASLYFHHAWANAAKLVLRPYDVDDHVMVPYATRLKDAEEELLPRITGDLLDEVTALVPDAWLADEPGFADPGEVRAAYRDLLLARAAEPRAWLPDLSAGGRRPSPGPKPGANRPGWLGGPVR
- a CDS encoding cyclase family protein; its protein translation is MAWVDLSVPVVTGMPVYPGDPQVEATPALTVAEAGVNVTRVHLGSHAGTHVDAPFHVDDSWPRLEDVPLDRFAGEAVVMDVRGLPPRAPIGPDLLPRGLRPGRVLLVVTGWSRHWGTPDYLAHPYLTAETCERIVAAGVRTVGVDALSVDRTPEPGDDGFSLAAHRALLGAGAVIVENLTGLDRLAGAGRAEVFAFPVRLTGDGAPVRAVARLHR
- a CDS encoding GNAT family N-acetyltransferase, with product MLGATPVRVLDDRHRDKVLEILDADPVSNVFVSSRVHAVGLDPGRLGAQMWGYVRDGRLTALCYSGANLIPINADAEAIRAFAERARRQGRRCSSIVGQIDAVNLLWELLGPYWGRPRAIRGVQPVMATSRPAPVPPDPKVRRVRVDEFDIVYPACVDMFTEEVGVSPNTGDGGVLYRARVAELIRAGRAFARIEDGRVVFKAEIGAATPYACQVQGVWVHPELRGRGLSVSGMAALVDEALRSIAPTVSLYVNDYNAPARAAYRRVGFEEVDTFMSILF
- a CDS encoding DUF3037 domain-containing protein; the encoded protein is MSHTVFEYAVIRVIPRPERGEAMNVGVVVYCRNKDFLGCRTHVDEDRLRALDPSLDLAGVRSALHAVECVCRGGEVAGQAAAEPPGSRFRWLTAPRSTVVQPGPVHAGLTDDPAAELERLLHLLVR
- a CDS encoding alpha/beta hydrolase — translated: MLSNTPSRKIAGLAAGLVLGGPLVAQPGLAHAAAPVIKWKPCPADDPLEGKVLKGLECGTLSVPLNHTRPAGRRITLALTRAKHTGRRYRGAVLLNRGGPGAHGRDLPALFRKAMPKKLGASYDWIGFDPRGVGASKPSLVCDESYLNPGGARADTLPRTPAEEDAWKARAKKYADDCAKKYRDVLPYMGTRNWVGDMEAIRRALRRDRINFFGFSYGSYLGAAYATSHPHRVRRMVLDSVVRPSGTWYANNLDQNVAFEKRIQAFFRWIAEHHDTYGLGTTAARVERTYYKVRAELARKPLDGKVGPSELDDVFLTDGYSNLQWSTHAWALSDYVVRDDPKALAGLWHPPGRLGQNNYAMYLATECRDAPWPRDWSIWSRDARRLYSAGNRFETWSNTWYNAPCAYWPVEGGPRPAIGSPRPRILLVQASEDAATPYPGALETHRLFPASRLVVQRGGGNHGISLSGDVCVDKAVLAYLRDGTLPADRKGPDRTCRAPASPRPKPKPAPKKDAKPSRGVPAASTGIPAEAVIPPTA